A window of the Nibribacter ruber genome harbors these coding sequences:
- the ychF gene encoding redox-regulated ATPase YchF — protein sequence MGLRCGIVGLPNVGKSTLFNALSNAKAESANYPFCTIEPNVGVITVPDERLQILEGLVHPERVLPTVMEFVDIAGLVKGASKGEGLGNKFLANIREVDAVIHVVRCFDDPNIVHVAGGVDPVFDKDVIDTELQLKDLESIDKKIAKVERTAKSGDAAAKKEFASLQRFKQHLESGKNARSLDVSEEDLDAVEDLKLLTIKPVIYVANVDEASIQTGNKFLDALKAHVAEENAEVVVISAAIEEQIADFTDAEEKEMFLGEYGLTESGLNRLIRASYSLLNLITYFTAGVKEVRAWTIQKGWKAPQAAGVIHTDFEKGFIRAEVIKLPDYVEYKSEAKIKEAGKMSVEGKEYVVQDGDIMHFRFNV from the coding sequence ATGGGACTTCGTTGTGGAATAGTGGGTTTACCAAACGTGGGTAAGTCTACGCTGTTCAATGCCTTGTCAAACGCCAAAGCAGAATCTGCCAATTATCCTTTCTGCACCATTGAGCCCAACGTGGGCGTGATCACCGTGCCAGATGAGCGCCTCCAGATTCTGGAAGGCCTGGTGCACCCAGAGCGCGTGCTGCCTACCGTCATGGAGTTTGTAGACATTGCCGGCCTGGTGAAAGGTGCCAGCAAAGGCGAAGGCTTGGGCAACAAATTCCTGGCTAACATTAGAGAGGTAGACGCTGTCATTCATGTGGTGCGTTGTTTTGATGATCCTAACATTGTGCACGTAGCCGGCGGCGTAGACCCGGTGTTTGACAAAGACGTGATTGACACGGAGCTTCAGCTGAAAGACCTAGAGTCAATTGACAAGAAGATTGCCAAGGTAGAGCGTACCGCCAAGTCTGGTGATGCCGCCGCCAAAAAAGAGTTTGCGTCTTTGCAACGCTTCAAGCAGCATTTGGAAAGCGGCAAGAACGCCCGTTCTCTGGACGTTTCTGAAGAAGACCTGGATGCGGTAGAAGACTTGAAGCTTTTGACCATCAAGCCGGTCATCTACGTAGCAAACGTAGACGAGGCCTCCATTCAAACGGGCAATAAATTCCTGGATGCTCTAAAAGCCCACGTGGCCGAAGAGAACGCCGAGGTGGTAGTAATCTCTGCCGCCATAGAAGAGCAGATAGCCGACTTTACAGACGCCGAGGAGAAAGAAATGTTCCTGGGCGAGTATGGCTTAACGGAATCTGGCTTGAACCGCCTCATAAGAGCGTCTTATTCTCTGCTCAACCTAATCACTTACTTTACCGCCGGCGTGAAGGAAGTACGCGCCTGGACTATTCAAAAAGGCTGGAAAGCCCCGCAAGCAGCTGGGGTTATTCACACAGACTTTGAGAAAGGTTTTATTAGGGCAGAAGTGATCAAATTGCCAGATTATGTAGAGTACAAGTCTGAAGCCAAAATCAAAGAGGCCGGTAAAATGTCTGTAGAAGGCAAAGAATACGTGGTGCAGGACGGTGACATCATGCACTTCAGGTTTAACGTGTAA
- a CDS encoding OmpA family protein yields the protein MKRTLLKASLAGALLLSMGAPKESIAQSADRPWGLSLYASANQARTNMRNDMWDMSNSSWGGGLAINRYLSPSFDLSLQLNYFNLEQDAAFVTWRTTGYGPGRFEDEIGTANLAFKLKMNNGKILKEESFIKPYLVAGVGLQYASVEAYLPVGIPGGTREEKWDEGMLRMNYMGGAGLGFRITDGISLFVQSTLNYPTTDLLDGISNEQSDELNDRYLQHQFGLSFGLGKAKDTDGDGVSDRRDECPDTPAGVQVDKKGCPLDGDGDGVADYLDKCPTEAGTAALEGCPDRDNDGVRDSEDECPDQAGTAATRGCPDSDGDGVADKDDKCPGTPAGTRVDASGCPVVLDRDGDGVNDDVDKCPDVAGSAANLGCPGLDMEDSTYMARVPKIQFEFNRAVLKPVSYPTLDRMATMLGKYPHYNLRISGHADHVGSNEYNQELSMRRADAAKSYLIDKKGISSDRIITEGFGEERPIAPNTTNAGRAQNRRAEFRLFIQ from the coding sequence ATGAAAAGAACCTTACTTAAAGCATCATTGGCAGGCGCGCTGTTGCTGTCCATGGGTGCTCCCAAAGAGTCCATAGCACAGTCCGCTGACCGGCCATGGGGATTGTCGCTTTACGCAAGCGCCAACCAAGCCAGAACAAACATGCGCAATGACATGTGGGACATGAGTAACTCCTCTTGGGGAGGTGGTTTGGCCATAAACCGTTACCTGTCTCCATCGTTTGACCTGTCTTTGCAGTTGAACTACTTCAACCTAGAGCAGGACGCAGCCTTTGTTACCTGGAGAACCACAGGGTACGGACCAGGCAGATTTGAAGACGAGATTGGAACCGCCAACCTGGCCTTCAAATTGAAAATGAACAACGGTAAAATCTTGAAAGAAGAGTCCTTCATCAAGCCTTACCTAGTTGCCGGCGTTGGCTTACAGTACGCCAGCGTAGAAGCCTATTTGCCGGTGGGCATACCAGGTGGTACGCGTGAGGAGAAATGGGACGAAGGCATGTTGCGCATGAACTACATGGGCGGCGCCGGTCTTGGTTTCAGAATCACAGACGGCATCAGCTTGTTTGTACAGTCTACCCTCAACTACCCAACCACCGACTTGCTGGACGGTATCTCTAACGAGCAGTCTGACGAGTTGAACGACCGTTACCTGCAGCACCAGTTTGGTCTTTCTTTTGGCTTGGGTAAAGCCAAAGACACAGACGGCGACGGAGTTTCTGACAGAAGAGACGAGTGCCCAGACACCCCAGCCGGTGTTCAGGTTGACAAAAAAGGCTGTCCATTGGATGGTGACGGTGACGGCGTAGCCGATTACCTGGATAAGTGTCCTACTGAGGCTGGTACTGCCGCCCTGGAAGGTTGCCCAGACCGTGACAATGACGGCGTACGTGACTCAGAAGATGAGTGCCCAGACCAAGCAGGTACTGCTGCTACTCGTGGCTGCCCAGACTCTGACGGTGACGGTGTTGCTGACAAAGACGACAAATGCCCAGGCACACCAGCCGGTACAAGAGTGGATGCTTCTGGTTGCCCAGTAGTTCTTGACCGTGACGGTGACGGTGTAAACGATGACGTAGACAAGTGCCCAGACGTAGCTGGTTCTGCTGCTAACTTGGGTTGCCCAGGCTTAGACATGGAAGACAGCACCTACATGGCCCGTGTTCCTAAGATTCAGTTTGAATTCAACAGAGCAGTATTGAAACCAGTTTCTTACCCAACTCTGGATAGAATGGCTACCATGTTAGGCAAATATCCGCACTACAACCTGCGTATCTCTGGCCACGCTGACCACGTTGGTTCTAATGAGTACAACCAGGAGCTTTCTATGAGAAGAGCAGACGCTGCCAAGTCTTACTTGATTGACAAGAAAGGCATCAGCTCTGACCGTATCATCACAGAAGGCTTCGGAGAAGAGAGACCAATTGCTCCAAACACCACCAACGCTGGTAGAGCGCAGAACAGACGTGCCGAATTCAGATTGTTCATCCAGTAA
- a CDS encoding DinB family protein: MENQEREVWQRGPVAGVPPLLQPVAHALLQAQEEIEREMLDYPEQLLWEKPGGLASIGFHLQHLTGVLDRLFTYALAQPLTEAQRQNLTAEGQPNPELRIQELVVTFGSQVVKAISQLKATDETILLEPRALGRAQIPTNVLGLLFHSAEHTMRHVGQLLVTARILKIGSLPQTP; encoded by the coding sequence ATGGAAAATCAGGAAAGAGAAGTTTGGCAGAGAGGCCCCGTGGCCGGCGTGCCTCCCCTGCTGCAACCGGTGGCCCACGCGCTTTTGCAAGCTCAGGAAGAAATAGAAAGAGAAATGCTGGACTACCCGGAGCAGCTGTTATGGGAAAAACCCGGCGGGTTAGCTTCCATCGGATTCCATTTGCAGCACCTCACTGGCGTGTTAGACAGGCTGTTTACCTATGCCCTTGCACAACCGCTTACAGAGGCGCAGCGGCAGAACCTAACTGCTGAAGGACAGCCTAATCCAGAGCTTAGGATTCAGGAACTCGTTGTCACATTCGGGTCACAGGTAGTAAAAGCGATTTCTCAGTTAAAAGCCACGGATGAAACTATTCTTTTAGAACCAAGAGCCCTGGGTCGCGCCCAGATTCCCACCAATGTTTTGGGGCTTTTGTTTCATTCTGCAGAGCACACCATGCGGCATGTAGGCCAATTGCTGGTGACCGCCAGAATCTTAAAAATCGGCTCCTTGCCTCAAACGCCGTAA
- a CDS encoding dipeptidyl peptidase 3 encodes MKKNTFQVSGFLMATLLLGSCAKNTSTSSNSSTAAATKEVVGVQEKAVVSVTQTSPPQKLEEDFQYVSDQFADLRILRYRAPGFEQLSTQQKELLYYLYEAALSGRDIIYDQNFKHNLRIRRTLDAIVENKRDRSTSPDWEKLMEYTKRVWFSNGIHHHYSTNKFLPEFSKAFLAESIKKVPAGQLPLQKGETVDSFIAWITPILFDPNIAPKRVNQVAGQDLIATSANNYYEGVTQKEVEDFYAKMADKKDTRPISYGLNSKLVKENGKLVEKVWKVGGMYDAAIKRMVFWLEKAIPVAENEQQRLALQKLAEYYKTGDLRVFDEYNIAWVQDVNSNTDVVNGFIEVYGDPLGIKAAYESVVSFKDLEATKRIKAIGDQAQWFEDNSPLLPQHKKKKVVGITAKVITAVVEGGDAAPATPIGINLPNANWIRKEHGSKSVNLGNIVHAYNEAANTGGSVLTEFAYSPEEIERSKKYSSIASDLHTDMHEVIGHASGQINPGVGTPKETLKNYASTIEEGRADLVALYYVMDPKLVEIGVMPSLEVGKAEYDGYIRGGLMTQLSRLALGETVEEAHMRNRQMVAAWAFERGKKDNVIERVTKDGKTYFKINDYQKLRSLFGELLKETQRMTSEGDFNAAKNLVETYGVKVDQKLHKEVLDRYSKLNIAPYAGFIQPKLTPVVKDGKVVDVLITYPTNFTQQMLEYGKTYNLLPNYN; translated from the coding sequence ATGAAAAAGAATACGTTTCAGGTGTCTGGTTTTCTGATGGCAACCCTGCTGTTAGGAAGCTGCGCCAAGAATACCAGCACTTCTTCCAATAGCAGCACTGCCGCTGCCACCAAAGAAGTGGTAGGCGTGCAGGAGAAAGCAGTGGTTTCCGTGACCCAGACTTCGCCCCCGCAAAAGTTGGAAGAAGATTTTCAGTACGTAAGCGACCAGTTCGCCGATCTGCGCATTCTTCGTTACCGGGCCCCGGGTTTTGAGCAACTGAGCACCCAGCAGAAAGAATTGCTGTATTACCTGTATGAAGCTGCTTTGTCAGGAAGGGACATCATCTATGACCAGAACTTCAAGCACAACCTGCGCATACGCCGCACCTTAGATGCCATCGTGGAAAACAAGCGTGACCGCTCCACCTCTCCTGACTGGGAGAAGCTGATGGAGTACACCAAGCGCGTGTGGTTCTCAAACGGCATCCATCACCATTACTCTACCAACAAGTTTTTACCGGAGTTCAGCAAGGCGTTTTTAGCCGAATCTATCAAGAAAGTTCCGGCTGGTCAATTGCCTTTGCAGAAAGGCGAGACTGTGGACAGTTTCATTGCCTGGATTACGCCTATCCTGTTTGATCCAAACATAGCGCCCAAGCGTGTGAACCAGGTAGCAGGGCAGGACCTGATTGCCACCTCGGCCAACAACTACTATGAAGGCGTTACCCAGAAAGAGGTAGAGGATTTCTACGCCAAGATGGCAGACAAAAAAGATACTCGTCCTATTTCCTATGGCCTAAACTCTAAGCTGGTAAAAGAAAACGGCAAGTTGGTGGAGAAGGTCTGGAAGGTAGGTGGCATGTATGATGCCGCCATCAAGCGCATGGTCTTCTGGCTGGAGAAAGCCATTCCGGTAGCCGAGAACGAGCAACAGCGCTTAGCCCTTCAAAAACTAGCCGAATACTACAAGACCGGCGATCTGCGCGTGTTTGATGAGTACAACATTGCCTGGGTGCAAGACGTGAATTCTAACACTGATGTGGTGAACGGCTTCATTGAAGTGTACGGTGACCCGCTGGGCATTAAGGCAGCCTATGAGTCGGTGGTGTCCTTTAAAGACCTGGAAGCTACCAAACGCATTAAGGCTATAGGAGACCAGGCGCAGTGGTTTGAAGACAATTCGCCGCTTTTGCCGCAGCATAAGAAGAAAAAGGTAGTTGGTATTACGGCTAAGGTAATCACGGCCGTGGTGGAAGGTGGTGATGCCGCTCCGGCCACGCCTATTGGCATTAACCTGCCCAACGCCAACTGGATCAGAAAAGAGCATGGCTCTAAGTCTGTGAACCTGGGCAACATTGTACATGCCTACAATGAGGCGGCCAACACCGGCGGAAGCGTTTTAACCGAGTTTGCCTACAGCCCTGAGGAGATTGAGCGTTCTAAAAAATACTCTTCTATTGCCAGCGACCTGCACACCGACATGCACGAGGTGATTGGGCACGCGTCTGGGCAGATTAACCCGGGCGTGGGCACTCCCAAGGAAACCCTGAAAAACTACGCCAGCACCATTGAAGAAGGCCGCGCCGACTTGGTAGCCCTGTATTACGTGATGGACCCTAAACTGGTAGAGATTGGCGTGATGCCGTCACTGGAAGTGGGCAAGGCCGAATATGACGGCTACATTCGGGGAGGTTTGATGACGCAGTTGTCACGTTTGGCTTTGGGGGAAACCGTGGAGGAAGCGCATATGCGCAACCGCCAGATGGTGGCCGCCTGGGCTTTTGAAAGAGGCAAGAAAGACAACGTGATTGAGCGCGTGACCAAAGACGGAAAAACGTACTTCAAGATTAATGACTACCAGAAGTTGAGAAGCCTGTTTGGCGAATTGCTGAAAGAAACCCAGCGCATGACCTCTGAAGGTGATTTCAATGCCGCCAAGAACCTGGTGGAAACCTACGGGGTGAAGGTAGACCAGAAGCTACACAAAGAAGTGTTGGACCGTTACAGCAAATTGAACATTGCTCCCTACGCCGGCTTTATTCAGCCTAAGTTAACGCCTGTGGTGAAAGACGGAAAAGTGGTGGATGTCCTCATCACGTATCCAACCAACTTCACGCAGCAAATGCTGGAGTACGGCAAAACCTATAATTTGCTGCCTAATTACAACTAA
- a CDS encoding Mpo1 family 2-hydroxy fatty acid dioxygenase, which translates to MAAIHLLLDEYAESHRNGTNKTIHWICVPAIMISLIGLIWSIPTPDFMAQLPFPMNWGILFVLLAMVYYVALSPSLALGMVLVSLFFLWIVYQLDQFSGLPLWAICLFIFVVAWVGQFVGHKIEGKKPSFLKDLQFLLIGPVWLLSFIYQKLGIPY; encoded by the coding sequence ATGGCTGCCATACACCTGCTGCTAGACGAATACGCCGAAAGCCACCGCAACGGCACCAACAAAACCATTCACTGGATCTGCGTGCCCGCCATCATGATCAGCCTGATCGGCTTGATTTGGTCCATTCCCACACCCGATTTTATGGCGCAGCTGCCTTTCCCTATGAACTGGGGCATCTTGTTTGTGCTGCTGGCCATGGTGTATTACGTAGCGCTGTCGCCTAGTCTGGCGTTGGGCATGGTGTTGGTGAGTTTGTTCTTCCTCTGGATTGTCTACCAGCTAGACCAGTTCTCGGGCCTTCCGCTGTGGGCCATTTGCCTGTTTATTTTCGTGGTGGCCTGGGTGGGACAGTTTGTTGGGCACAAGATTGAAGGCAAGAAACCCTCCTTTTTGAAAGACCTGCAATTTCTGTTGATTGGCCCAGTGTGGCTGCTTAGTTTCATCTACCAGAAGCTGGGCATTCCGTATTAA
- a CDS encoding TonB-dependent receptor: protein MKNIYACLMMFMMLAPFAQAQQTVKGKVVDAFTKEALIGASVQVPNSTNGTMTAADGSFSLSAHAEKIMVSYLGYVPQEVTIQPGFLLVQLSPSSNQLNQVIVSASREVQARTEAPIAISALTTQVLQETKAATLDQVMNKVGGVYMVNLGNEQHTMAIRQPIGYKSLFLYLEDGIPIRVSGDFNHNALIEINQAALKSIEIIKGPASSLYGSEAIGGAVNFITQAPTSVATAMVQLESSNQGYRRTDFSASQTIGKLGVYAGGYFATQHHGPISHSDFNKLAFTFRADYQLSERSKLTTSATLVDYKTDQTGGLDSTRFYTQEYSSLHTFTYRQVKALRVRTSFEHTWDSTNHTQATVYIRKNAIGQNPFYAISNLKGNPTKAKGEINEDAFHGYGLVAQHKKNFSFLRAQLLAGLSLDYSPATYTALFLDIDRDAAGRYVSYTQKDSLLTHYAVNLLNTAAYAQAQITPMERLNVMAALRYDRLDYAFDNYLAPSAFTGAPDEKNGFRQFSPKIGLTYDLGTSKGVYTNYSLGFAPPQISELYRGVKVPTLQPAQYHSYEVGGWMSFLQHKAYLDLSLYQMEGAQEIISVRLEDGTYQNQNAGQTRHQGVEYTLHYEPTSALAFRWSGTNARHWFVQYQEKGKDLAGNEMATAPRFLTNAEVTYRPNYVKGLRLSLEWQHVGKYYMDPANSEYYCGYNLLSARVGYTLHGFETWVNVLNMANALYATTVDKYAYGKSYRQGIPRTVHLGIGYQFTAKGEKTQP, encoded by the coding sequence ATGAAAAATATATACGCCTGTCTCATGATGTTCATGATGCTAGCCCCCTTTGCCCAGGCGCAACAAACCGTGAAAGGCAAGGTGGTTGACGCCTTTACCAAAGAAGCGCTCATTGGCGCCAGCGTGCAAGTTCCCAACTCCACCAATGGCACCATGACAGCCGCAGACGGGAGCTTTTCGCTCTCTGCCCATGCAGAGAAGATAATGGTTTCTTACCTGGGCTATGTACCCCAAGAAGTTACCATACAGCCCGGATTTCTGTTGGTGCAATTGTCTCCTTCTTCCAATCAATTGAACCAAGTCATTGTCTCTGCCAGCCGCGAGGTGCAGGCCCGCACCGAGGCTCCCATAGCCATCAGTGCTCTCACTACGCAGGTGTTGCAAGAAACCAAAGCCGCCACGCTAGACCAGGTCATGAACAAGGTAGGCGGCGTGTACATGGTGAACTTGGGCAACGAACAGCATACCATGGCCATTCGGCAGCCCATTGGCTACAAAAGCTTGTTCCTGTACTTAGAAGACGGCATTCCCATTAGGGTCTCCGGCGACTTTAACCACAACGCCCTTATTGAAATCAACCAGGCAGCACTCAAGTCCATTGAAATCATCAAGGGTCCTGCGTCTTCGCTTTATGGCAGCGAGGCGATTGGTGGGGCGGTGAATTTCATTACCCAGGCGCCTACCTCGGTGGCTACGGCCATGGTACAATTAGAAAGCAGCAACCAAGGCTACCGAAGAACCGATTTCAGTGCCTCTCAGACCATTGGCAAGCTAGGTGTTTACGCCGGTGGATATTTTGCAACACAGCATCACGGTCCTATCAGCCACAGCGATTTCAACAAACTGGCTTTCACCTTTAGAGCAGATTACCAACTGTCTGAGCGCAGCAAACTCACCACCTCGGCCACTTTGGTTGACTACAAAACCGACCAGACCGGCGGCCTGGACAGCACCCGTTTCTATACCCAGGAATACAGCAGCCTGCATACGTTCACCTACCGCCAGGTGAAAGCCCTGCGCGTACGCACTAGCTTTGAACACACCTGGGATTCTACCAACCATACCCAGGCTACGGTATACATCCGGAAAAACGCCATCGGGCAGAACCCTTTCTATGCCATCTCCAACCTAAAAGGAAATCCTACCAAGGCGAAAGGGGAAATAAATGAGGATGCCTTTCATGGGTACGGCTTAGTGGCCCAGCACAAAAAAAACTTTTCCTTTTTAAGGGCCCAGTTGTTAGCCGGCCTGAGCTTGGATTATAGCCCGGCCACCTACACGGCCCTTTTCCTGGACATTGACCGAGATGCTGCTGGCAGATATGTGAGCTATACCCAGAAAGACTCTTTGCTTACCCATTACGCCGTAAATCTGCTCAATACCGCCGCCTATGCCCAGGCCCAGATCACCCCAATGGAGCGGTTGAACGTGATGGCTGCCCTGCGCTATGACCGCCTGGACTATGCCTTTGACAACTACCTGGCGCCCTCGGCCTTTACAGGTGCCCCTGATGAGAAAAACGGCTTCCGGCAGTTCTCTCCTAAAATAGGTCTAACCTATGATTTGGGAACCAGCAAGGGCGTGTATACCAACTACAGTTTAGGCTTTGCCCCTCCCCAGATTTCTGAACTGTATAGAGGCGTAAAAGTACCTACCCTGCAACCTGCCCAGTACCACAGTTATGAAGTGGGCGGCTGGATGAGTTTCCTGCAACACAAAGCCTACCTGGACCTGAGCCTATACCAAATGGAAGGCGCTCAGGAGATTATCTCGGTGAGGTTAGAGGATGGCACCTATCAGAACCAGAACGCAGGCCAGACCCGTCACCAAGGGGTGGAATACACCCTGCATTATGAGCCTACCTCAGCGCTTGCGTTCCGGTGGAGCGGGACCAACGCGCGTCACTGGTTTGTCCAGTACCAGGAAAAAGGGAAAGACCTTGCAGGCAATGAAATGGCCACGGCCCCCCGCTTCCTTACCAACGCCGAGGTGACCTATCGTCCAAACTATGTCAAAGGCTTACGCCTAAGCCTGGAATGGCAGCACGTGGGCAAATACTACATGGACCCCGCCAATTCTGAATACTACTGCGGCTACAACCTGCTCAGCGCGAGGGTTGGCTATACGCTGCACGGTTTTGAAACTTGGGTGAACGTCTTAAACATGGCCAATGCACTCTATGCCACCACTGTAGATAAATACGCCTATGGCAAAAGCTACCGGCAAGGCATTCCCAGAACGGTACACTTGGGCATTGGCTACCAGTTCACCGCCAAAGGAGAAAAGACTCAGCCCTGA
- a CDS encoding sialidase family protein produces MKSIHTVLYPLLAAWLLVGVGCQSKASDKKPGANQAVATRISAAGLKASCPFLTQDQAGNPVMCWVQAQDTSGNFLLSYSRSEDGGLTFGKPSAIPTTQGVYPHDENLSKLIFKKNGEMLAVFGVSNPSPENSYAGLIKYTQSFDGGKTWTAARQLAIDSLNSKDQRYFDVALLPNGEVAAIWLDARKNTPKEGSSLYFATTTGQQGFTQEKAIDQQLCQCCRTDLFVDGQGQVHAAYRAILQDSIRDMMHLVSVDNGQTFAPRERISPDNWAIDGCPHTGPTLAWTKTGLHAAWYTMGGGSGVFYSQKTDEKPFAPREQVSSFPSARHPQLTAYGSENLALVWDELIPSSKDFQTRIGLQLKDQNGRSLQRAYLTPATVKASYPVVLPTSNNSLVIAYTQKTDTSSEVWYQRVDPHQLKPTAVASK; encoded by the coding sequence ATGAAATCCATTCATACGGTTCTCTACCCTTTACTGGCGGCCTGGCTGCTGGTTGGGGTTGGCTGCCAATCCAAAGCCTCCGATAAAAAGCCCGGCGCTAATCAAGCAGTGGCCACCAGAATATCAGCGGCCGGCTTAAAAGCCTCCTGCCCTTTCCTTACGCAAGACCAAGCCGGCAACCCCGTAATGTGCTGGGTACAGGCGCAGGACACGTCCGGGAATTTCTTGCTATCCTACTCCCGCTCAGAGGACGGCGGATTGACATTTGGCAAACCCAGCGCCATTCCTACCACCCAGGGCGTGTACCCGCATGATGAAAACCTGTCAAAGCTCATCTTCAAGAAAAATGGAGAAATGCTGGCCGTTTTTGGTGTAAGCAATCCCTCCCCAGAGAACAGCTACGCAGGTTTAATCAAGTACACCCAGTCCTTTGACGGAGGCAAAACCTGGACCGCCGCCCGGCAACTAGCAATAGACTCTTTGAACAGCAAAGACCAGCGGTATTTTGACGTAGCCCTGCTTCCTAACGGCGAGGTGGCTGCCATTTGGTTAGATGCCCGCAAGAATACGCCCAAAGAAGGATCCAGCCTATATTTTGCCACCACTACCGGGCAGCAAGGATTCACCCAGGAGAAAGCCATTGACCAGCAACTCTGCCAATGCTGCCGCACCGATTTATTTGTGGACGGCCAGGGCCAGGTGCACGCTGCCTACCGCGCCATTCTGCAGGACAGCATTAGAGACATGATGCACTTAGTGTCTGTAGACAATGGCCAGACCTTTGCCCCGCGGGAGCGCATTAGTCCAGACAATTGGGCCATTGACGGCTGTCCGCATACCGGGCCTACGCTGGCCTGGACCAAAACCGGACTGCACGCGGCCTGGTACACCATGGGTGGCGGAAGCGGCGTATTCTACAGCCAGAAAACCGATGAAAAGCCTTTCGCGCCGAGAGAGCAGGTGAGCTCGTTTCCATCTGCCAGGCACCCGCAATTAACGGCTTACGGTTCTGAAAATTTGGCGCTGGTCTGGGATGAGTTGATTCCTTCTTCTAAAGACTTCCAAACGCGCATAGGCCTGCAACTGAAAGACCAGAACGGTAGATCCCTACAGCGCGCGTATTTAACCCCGGCCACGGTCAAGGCCAGCTATCCCGTGGTACTGCCAACTTCTAACAATAGCCTAGTAATTGCCTACACCCAGAAGACCGATACTAGCAGTGAAGTCTGGTACCAACGCGTAGATCCCCATCAACTGAAACCTACTGCGGTTGCCAGTAAGTAA